In one Platichthys flesus chromosome 3, fPlaFle2.1, whole genome shotgun sequence genomic region, the following are encoded:
- the LOC133947066 gene encoding C-X-C motif chemokine 10-like produces the protein MNSSAITFLSFLLVLCAQGLPDSRSRKCKCLNGYIGQVNDRFIRQIKSEPVIHHPNIFCQQIEIIINIGKQEKCVNPQSRFGKFLLKNKYKHENKRAAIMTTTSSQTKTRSSTRLLPTDSAATTM, from the exons ATGAACTCATCTGCTATTACCTTCCTCAGCTTCCTGCTTGTCCTCTGTGCTCAAG GACTACCAGACAGCAGATCCAGAAAATGCAAGTGCTTAAACGGTTATATCGGCCAGGTCAACGATAGGTTCATCAGGCAGATCAAGTCAGAGCCAGTCATACACCACCCAAACATCTTCTGCCAACAAATAGAGATTATTAT CAACATAGGAAAGCAGGAGAAATGCGTGAATCCACAGTCAAGATTCGGAAAATTTCTtctcaaaaacaaatataa GCATGAGAACAAGAGAGCTGCGATCATGACGACGACCTCCAGTCAAACAAAGACAAGGAGCTCAACAAGACTCCTCCCCACAGACTCTGCTGCAACGACCATGTAA